In a genomic window of Oceanispirochaeta sp. M1:
- a CDS encoding cell division protein ZapB, whose amino-acid sequence MITFDQVQLLETKVSDAVQLIKKLKNENGELKEEISLLEEQISELESQKSTLNSEQDKIEKGFIDALSQLDELNDESGITVETEVNAASETISDSEDTEIAQPEVDLEDDSEQEEPVTEETEEETIEISISDETVEEETAKVEEPVAESDNAEDDAADDDESGNQSEQLEIESENSQDEAPVEEVTPAVVESSFEDVSETEEDTIEESASSEKKEEKNSGYPQNLEIF is encoded by the coding sequence ATGATAACTTTCGATCAGGTTCAGTTACTGGAAACAAAAGTCAGCGATGCAGTTCAATTGATAAAAAAGCTGAAAAATGAAAATGGTGAGCTGAAAGAAGAAATTTCTCTTCTTGAAGAACAGATATCTGAGCTGGAAAGCCAGAAATCTACACTAAACAGTGAACAGGATAAGATTGAAAAGGGATTTATTGATGCTCTCAGTCAGCTTGACGAGCTGAATGACGAAAGCGGAATAACAGTAGAAACAGAAGTGAACGCAGCTTCTGAAACGATTTCAGACAGTGAAGATACTGAAATTGCACAGCCCGAAGTGGACTTGGAAGATGATTCTGAGCAGGAAGAACCTGTTACAGAAGAAACGGAAGAAGAAACCATCGAAATTTCCATCTCTGATGAAACAGTAGAAGAAGAGACAGCAAAGGTTGAAGAACCTGTTGCTGAATCAGACAATGCTGAAGATGACGCGGCTGATGATGATGAATCAGGCAATCAATCGGAACAGCTGGAAATTGAATCAGAAAATTCTCAGGATGAAGCCCCTGTCGAGGAAGTAACTCCGGCAGTGGTTGAGTCTTCTTTTGAGGATGTCAGCGAAACAGAAGAAGATACTATTGAAGAATCCGCTTCTTCAGAAAAAAAAGAAGAAAAAAACTCGGGATATCCACAGAACCTGGAAATATTCTGA
- the rplT gene encoding 50S ribosomal protein L20 — translation MPRAVDGTKRKDHRKKILKQAKGYWGRRSKLHRVAKDAVTKAGQYAYRDRKVKKRDFRQLWIARISAACRAEGISYSRFINGLNIAGIEINRKSLSNMAIEDPKAFSAIVEKAKTSLGAL, via the coding sequence ATGCCTAGAGCAGTAGATGGAACGAAAAGAAAGGATCACCGTAAAAAGATCCTGAAACAAGCCAAAGGTTATTGGGGACGCCGCAGTAAACTGCACCGTGTTGCCAAAGATGCTGTAACTAAAGCTGGACAGTATGCATACAGAGACAGAAAAGTAAAAAAGAGAGACTTTCGTCAACTCTGGATTGCCAGAATCTCTGCAGCCTGTAGAGCCGAAGGAATCAGTTATTCCAGATTTATCAATGGTCTGAACATTGCCGGAATCGAGATCAATAGAAAATCTCTTTCCAATATGGCGATCGAAGATCCCAAAGCATTTTCTGCAATTGTAGAAAAAGCAAAAACTTCTTTAGGAGCGTTATAG
- the rpmI gene encoding 50S ribosomal protein L35, with product MPKMKTRRSAAKRFKMTGTGKAKYKKQATRHILTKKSAKRKRKLRHPDVISSAEIPRLKILLPYG from the coding sequence ATGCCTAAGATGAAGACACGTAGAAGTGCTGCTAAAAGGTTCAAGATGACCGGCACAGGGAAAGCCAAGTATAAAAAACAGGCTACCCGCCACATCTTAACCAAGAAATCAGCCAAGAGAAAAAGAAAACTCAGACATCCTGATGTAATCAGTTCTGCTGAGATTCCCAGACTTAAAATATTATTACCTTACGGTTAA
- the infC gene encoding translation initiation factor IF-3 — protein MLAVKDLRINDQIRVREVRLIDDEGNQKGIVATKEALEMAKDAGIDLVEVAPQSKPPVCKILDYGKYKFDLEKKNREQKKKQTLVKLKEVRMQPKIEKHDLAFKTKHVQEFLDAGNKCKVTIRFRGREMAHTELGRVVLDKLLELLEEGSYFIDSPPRQEGRFMSMMLSSKAKK, from the coding sequence ATGTTGGCTGTTAAAGATTTAAGGATTAATGATCAGATCCGGGTACGAGAAGTAAGACTCATCGATGATGAGGGAAACCAGAAGGGCATTGTGGCAACTAAAGAAGCTCTGGAAATGGCTAAAGACGCCGGTATCGACCTGGTGGAAGTAGCTCCTCAGTCTAAACCCCCCGTATGTAAAATTCTGGATTACGGTAAATACAAGTTTGATCTTGAAAAGAAAAACCGTGAGCAAAAGAAAAAACAAACACTGGTTAAACTCAAAGAAGTCCGAATGCAGCCCAAGATCGAAAAACACGATCTTGCCTTCAAAACTAAACATGTTCAGGAGTTCCTGGACGCCGGAAATAAATGTAAAGTAACCATCCGATTCAGAGGCCGTGAAATGGCACATACTGAACTTGGTAGAGTTGTTTTAGATAAATTGCTTGAACTGCTTGAAGAAGGTTCATATTTTATAGACAGCCCTCCCCGTCAGGAAGGTCGGTTCATGTCTATGATGTTGAGCTCTAAAGCAAAAAAATAA